The DNA segment CGCGCGTTGGGGAAGAGCGCCTGGGCGACGGTGGCGCCGACGACGGCGACCCGCTTGCGGCGCTGCATGTCGGCCTCTTGCAGGTAGCGGCCGATCTCAAGGCGCAGCCCGCGGATCGTCAAGTAGCCCGCGGTCGTGCCGACGACGGTCGTCACGCGCTTGCGGCCGGTGGCGGAGACCTCGACCGACGTCTGCAGCCAAGGCGCCACACCGGCCACCGCCCTTGCCTGCTGCGCGATCGCCTGGGCATCGTCGAACGTGAGCGTGAACCTCCCTTCCTGGGTCGCAAACTGTTCGCCTTCCCTCGCCTTGCCGGGGAGTACCCACAGCAGGTCCGGCCCGAGGCTCGCGAACTCGCCGACCACGCTCTTGCGCGCGGTCTGCCCCACCGACACGAGCGTGATGACCGCGGCGACGCCGATGATCACCCCGAGCGTGGTGAGGAACGACCGCAGTTTGTTGGCGCGTAGCGCCTCGATCGAGACGAGGAACGATTCCAGGAGGTCCATCTTCGGCGACCCGTTGGCGTGTGCGGTTCACTACTCGCCGATGGCTTCCAGTTCGCGCTCGGCGACGCGCGGTGAGGGCACCGGCTCGTCACGCACAAGCCGGCCATCACGCAAAAAGAGGATCCGGCGGGTGTGCTCGGCGACGTCGCGATCGTGGGTGACCATCGCGATGGTCACCCCGGACGCGTTGAGCGCCTGGAACAGCGCGAGCACTTCCTCCCCGGACCGGCTGTCTAGGTTTCCGGTGGGCTCGTCGGCCAGCACGACCCTCGGCTCGTTCACCAGCGCGCGGGCGATCGCCACCCGCTGCTGCTGCCCGCCCGACAGCTCGGCGGGCGTATGGTGGAGCCGGTCGCCAAGACCCACGCGTTCGAGCGCGCGGACCGCGCGCATGCGACGTTCGTAGCGCGACAGTTCCGCGTACAGCATCGGCACTTCGACGTTCTTCAGCGCGCTGAGCCGCGGCATGAGGTTGAACGTCTGAAACACGAATCCGATGCGGCGGTTGCGCACCTCCGCGAGTGCGTCATCGCTCATCCGGCTGACGTCCTGGCCGTCCAACAGATAGGTTCCGGACGTCGGGCGGTCGAGGCAGCCGATGATGTTCATCAGGGTCGACTTGCCCGACCCCGAGGGTCCCATGATCGCCACCAGCTCTCCCGGAGCGATCTCGAGGCTGACGCCGCGCAGCGCGTGCACCTCTACCTTCCCGAGAAGGTAGGTCTTTGTGATGTCCCGCAGCCAGACGACCGCAGGACGCCGTGGCGACGCCGAACCGTCCGCGCTCATCGGACAGACCGCACCCGTACCCGCAGCCCCTCGCGTAGCAGGGAGGGATCGGCCAGCGCGACGATTTCGCCCTCCCGCAGGCCGCCGACGACGACGGTGTCGAAGTCGTTGCTCTCCCCGGTGCGGACATCTCGCCGGCGCAGCACGGCACCGGCGACGACGTACACGTGCGGCCCGCCGTCTGCCGCCGCGACCACGGCTTCGACCGGGACGAGGACGGCGTCGCGCACGGTACGCAGGATCAGGTCGATGTCGACGCTCGTCCCGACGCGCATGCCCGCCGGCCCGTCGAGGTCCACGCGGACGCGCACGACGCGGCTGCCCAGGCGAACCTCCACCTGCCGGCCGATCCGTGTGACGCGACCGGTGAAGATGCGGCCGGGATAGGCGTCGGCGGTCACGCGCGCCGGCATGCCGACGCTCACCCTTCCGATGTCGGCCTCGTCGACCTCCGCACTCACCCAACCGCCCGGTTCGGCGAACGACACCACCGGCACCCCCGGGCCGACCGCCATCCCCACGTTGAGATACACCCTCGTCACCACACCGTCGAACGGCGCCGCCAGACGGGCGCGGGCGGCGCGGGCGCGGGCGGCACGCGCGGCCGCCGCCGCCTGTTGGGCGTTGGCCGCCGCGGACAGCGCCACGGTGCGGGCCTGCTGCACGCCGACCAGGGACGAACGCCAGGCGGCCTCGACCTGCCGGACGTTGGCCAGCGAGGCCTGCCAGGCCGCTTCGGCCTGGCGCACCTGTTCGCGCGCAGCGGCCACCGCCTCCGGACGGGCGCCAGCGCGCAGAGCCTCCAGCTGTGCGGCGGCCTGCCGGTACTGGGCTTCGGCGGTCTCCAGCTGCGTACGCGCCAAGTCGAGCTGGGCGCTGCTGATGGCGCCTTCGCGGTACAACCGTTCCTGGGCATCGAAGTTGCGCCCGGCCTGCTCCAGACCCGCCCGGGCAGCGTCCAGGGCCGCTTGCGCCTGCTGCAGTTCGGCCGGCCGCGCGCCCGCCTGGACCTGGGCGAGATTCGCCTGCGCGGCCCGCCACGCGGCTTCGGCCTGCCGGGATTGCTGACGCGCGGATTCGACCGCGGCGCGGGTGCGCTCGGCTTCCGCTGTCGCCGCCTGTACCTGCGTCTGCGCCCTCTGTGCTTCACTCGCCGCCGCCCGCGCTGCCGCCTCGGCCTGCTCGGCAGCCGCCACGACCTCGCGGTCGTCAATGGCCGCGACCACCTGGCCGGCGCGCAGCGCCTGGCCCTCGCGGACGTAGACGGCTGCCAACCTGCCGGGGATCTCGAAGGACAGCTCGACCGATCGCGTCTCGAAGGTCCCGGTCACCGGCAGTGCAATCTCCAGGTCGCCGCGGCGCACGCGGGCCGCGTCGATTTCCTCCGGCGCGCCAGGGAAGCCGATGCCC comes from the Armatimonadota bacterium genome and includes:
- a CDS encoding ABC transporter ATP-binding protein; this translates as MSADGSASPRRPAVVWLRDITKTYLLGKVEVHALRGVSLEIAPGELVAIMGPSGSGKSTLMNIIGCLDRPTSGTYLLDGQDVSRMSDDALAEVRNRRIGFVFQTFNLMPRLSALKNVEVPMLYAELSRYERRMRAVRALERVGLGDRLHHTPAELSGGQQQRVAIARALVNEPRVVLADEPTGNLDSRSGEEVLALFQALNASGVTIAMVTHDRDVAEHTRRILFLRDGRLVRDEPVPSPRVAERELEAIGE
- a CDS encoding efflux RND transporter periplasmic adaptor subunit gives rise to the protein MRLRRLGFVVVVLAAVVGLLWSLGIGFPGAPEEIDAARVRRGDLEIALPVTGTFETRSVELSFEIPGRLAAVYVREGQALRAGQVVAAIDDREVVAAAEQAEAAARAAASEAQRAQTQVQAATAEAERTRAAVESARQQSRQAEAAWRAAQANLAQVQAGARPAELQQAQAALDAARAGLEQAGRNFDAQERLYREGAISSAQLDLARTQLETAEAQYRQAAAQLEALRAGARPEAVAAAREQVRQAEAAWQASLANVRQVEAAWRSSLVGVQQARTVALSAAANAQQAAAAARAARARAARARLAAPFDGVVTRVYLNVGMAVGPGVPVVSFAEPGGWVSAEVDEADIGRVSVGMPARVTADAYPGRIFTGRVTRIGRQVEVRLGSRVVRVRVDLDGPAGMRVGTSVDIDLILRTVRDAVLVPVEAVVAAADGGPHVYVVAGAVLRRRDVRTGESNDFDTVVVGGLREGEIVALADPSLLREGLRVRVRSVR